One Peribacillus simplex NBRC 15720 = DSM 1321 genomic region harbors:
- the ilvA gene encoding threonine ammonia-lyase IlvA, which translates to MNQTASKNRGIQLEDILIAYRELKEIVLHTPLQKNQRLSEKYDCNVYLKREDLQHVRSFKLRGAYYKMKSLTKEETKNGVVCASAGNHAQGVAFSCSQLGIHGKIYMPATTPRQKVDQVQLFGRDNVEIILIGDTFDDAFAMAMECCEKEERSFIHPFDDEKVIAGQGTTAVEILNDCEDGIDYVFAAMGGGGLMAGVSSYFKSVSPKTKCIGVEPQGAASMEYSFKEGKVSELENIDTFVDGAAVKCVGQLTYQLCKENLEDIVVVPSGQICTTILDLYNQHAIVAEPAGAISVAALDLYKEQIKGKTVVCMVSGGNNDIGRMQEIKEKSLLYEGLLYYFIVNFPQRAGALREFLDEVLGPNDDISRFEYTKKNNKESGPALVGIELKYKNDYEGLIQRMNKKGFSFVEVNKDSNLFHLLI; encoded by the coding sequence ATGAATCAGACTGCATCTAAGAATAGGGGGATTCAATTGGAAGATATTCTAATTGCCTATAGAGAACTGAAAGAAATCGTTTTACATACTCCTTTACAAAAAAATCAGAGGCTCTCTGAAAAATATGATTGTAATGTTTATTTAAAACGCGAGGATCTACAACACGTACGTTCCTTTAAATTAAGAGGGGCTTACTATAAAATGAAAAGCCTGACCAAGGAAGAAACGAAGAATGGAGTCGTTTGTGCCAGTGCAGGAAACCATGCACAGGGAGTTGCTTTTTCCTGCAGCCAATTGGGTATTCACGGGAAGATTTATATGCCTGCTACAACTCCAAGGCAAAAAGTCGATCAAGTTCAGTTATTCGGAAGGGATAATGTGGAAATCATTCTTATCGGAGATACATTCGATGATGCATTTGCCATGGCGATGGAATGCTGTGAAAAAGAAGAGCGTTCCTTTATCCATCCATTTGACGATGAAAAGGTAATCGCCGGGCAGGGTACAACGGCTGTAGAAATCCTGAATGATTGTGAAGATGGAATCGACTATGTATTTGCCGCTATGGGCGGTGGCGGTTTAATGGCCGGAGTATCGAGTTATTTCAAATCGGTTTCCCCAAAAACGAAATGCATTGGAGTGGAGCCGCAAGGTGCTGCTTCGATGGAATACTCCTTCAAGGAAGGAAAAGTTTCAGAACTTGAAAACATAGATACATTCGTTGACGGAGCAGCTGTCAAGTGTGTGGGACAGTTGACATATCAGCTTTGTAAGGAAAACCTGGAAGATATCGTTGTCGTACCTTCAGGCCAAATCTGTACGACGATTCTCGATTTATATAATCAGCATGCGATTGTCGCTGAACCGGCAGGGGCTATATCTGTAGCCGCGTTGGATTTATACAAAGAACAAATCAAAGGCAAAACGGTTGTTTGCATGGTCAGCGGAGGGAATAACGACATTGGGCGTATGCAGGAAATTAAGGAGAAATCCTTATTATATGAAGGGCTGCTTTATTATTTTATCGTGAATTTTCCACAACGTGCTGGAGCTTTAAGGGAATTCCTTGATGAGGTGTTAGGACCGAATGACGATATAAGCCGTTTTGAATATACGAAGAAAAATAATAAAGAAAGTGGGCCGGCCCTGGTTGGTATAGAGCTAAAATATAAAAATGATTATGAAGGGCTCATTCAAAGGATGAACAAGAAAGGATTCTCTTTCGTAGAGGTCAATAAAGACAGTAATTTATTTCACTTATTGATTTAA
- the tatA gene encoding twin-arginine translocase TatA/TatE family subunit produces the protein MSNIGVPGLILILILALIIFGPKKLPEIGRAFGQTLREFKKSTSDLTKGDYEEDKKLQQKNHE, from the coding sequence ATGTCGAACATTGGAGTACCTGGTCTAATTCTCATCTTAATATTGGCTTTAATTATCTTTGGTCCGAAGAAACTTCCAGAAATTGGCCGTGCTTTTGGACAAACGCTTCGTGAGTTTAAAAAGTCCACGAGTGATTTAACAAAAGGTGATTATGAAGAGGATAAGAAGCTACAACAAAAAAATCATGAATGA
- the tatC gene encoding twin-arginine translocase subunit TatC, which yields MEDKELNIIDHLDELRKRLIITAVAFVIFFIASFIYVEEIYNWFVKDLDFDLMVLGPSDIIWIYFMLSGVVAIAATIPVIALQIWLFVKPALMPNEVRATLAYIPALFLLFIGGLAFGYFVIFPTILQFLIELGDGMFITSFTADKYFSFVFNMTIPFAVLFELPVVTMFLTSLGIINPYVLQKLRKYAYFVLVVIAISITPPDFMSDFMVMVPLLLLYEISISLSKVVYKRRVKRESLREGTYEEGL from the coding sequence TTGGAAGATAAAGAATTAAATATCATCGATCATCTCGATGAATTGAGAAAACGGCTCATCATAACGGCTGTTGCTTTTGTCATCTTTTTTATCGCCAGTTTTATTTATGTTGAGGAGATTTATAATTGGTTCGTGAAAGATCTCGATTTTGACCTGATGGTATTGGGACCGAGTGATATTATCTGGATTTACTTTATGCTTTCAGGTGTCGTAGCCATTGCGGCAACGATACCGGTAATTGCTCTGCAAATCTGGTTATTCGTTAAACCCGCTTTGATGCCAAATGAAGTAAGGGCGACCCTTGCCTATATTCCAGCACTTTTCCTGCTTTTTATCGGAGGGCTTGCTTTCGGTTATTTTGTCATCTTCCCGACCATTCTTCAATTTTTGATTGAATTGGGCGATGGGATGTTCATAACCAGTTTTACAGCGGATAAGTACTTTTCATTCGTATTTAATATGACGATACCTTTTGCTGTTTTATTCGAGCTTCCAGTCGTTACCATGTTCTTGACCTCACTTGGCATAATTAATCCTTATGTGCTACAAAAGTTAAGGAAATATGCATACTTTGTACTGGTTGTCATAGCGATATCGATTACGCCGCCTGACTTTATGTCAGACTTTATGGTGATGGTTCCACTGCTGTTATTATACGAAATCAGTATTTCTTTATCTAAAGTCGTCTATAAACGAAGGGTGAAACGTGAAAGCTTGCGGGAAGGCACCTACGAGGAAGGTTTATAA
- a CDS encoding DUF2535 family protein, with protein sequence MFKCLEFKDCFGHKVTISEIPVLLPSDPNFFMLAARLEIFVKKVFANKDHKENYSFKHYLASVLKWPVYNKLFFGSLLNNA encoded by the coding sequence ATGTTCAAATGCTTGGAATTCAAAGATTGTTTTGGACATAAGGTCACAATTTCAGAAATACCTGTCTTACTGCCTAGTGATCCGAATTTTTTTATGTTGGCCGCGCGTTTGGAAATATTTGTTAAGAAGGTTTTTGCCAATAAAGATCATAAAGAAAATTACTCATTTAAGCATTATTTAGCATCTGTACTCAAATGGCCCGTTTATAACAAGCTTTTTTTTGGAAGTTTACTCAATAATGCTTAA
- a CDS encoding DegV family protein, whose translation MNKIKIVTDSTVDMTPEELELYDITMVPLSIFIDGETFLDKVEIEQEEFLKRMNQSKELPKSSQPAVGTFVEVYDELGKDGSEIISIHMTGGMSGTVRSAESAASMSEAKVTVFDSKFISKAMSFQVIEAAKMAKEGKSVAEIIDRLEHIKKQSSLIIVIETLDNLVKGGRIGKVSAFIGSLLHIKPIAILDDGVLNPVSKARSQSQVVKFIIKKFKEDTQGKKIRGIGFVHANGLEIADKVRQAIADLSGYQDIKIEATTAVVSTHTGEGAMAIMYYWD comes from the coding sequence ATGAATAAAATAAAGATAGTAACAGACTCGACAGTAGATATGACACCAGAGGAACTGGAATTATATGATATAACAATGGTCCCTTTATCGATCTTTATAGATGGAGAGACTTTTTTGGATAAGGTTGAAATCGAACAAGAAGAATTCCTGAAAAGGATGAACCAGTCAAAAGAATTGCCAAAAAGCTCACAGCCAGCCGTAGGTACCTTTGTGGAGGTATATGATGAACTCGGAAAGGATGGCAGCGAGATTATTTCCATACATATGACAGGTGGCATGAGCGGTACAGTTCGCTCAGCGGAAAGCGCAGCTAGCATGTCTGAAGCGAAGGTTACCGTTTTTGACTCGAAATTCATTTCAAAAGCGATGTCATTTCAGGTGATCGAGGCAGCGAAGATGGCGAAGGAAGGGAAATCCGTGGCGGAGATAATTGATCGACTGGAACATATTAAAAAGCAGTCAAGTTTAATCATTGTCATAGAAACACTTGATAACCTCGTTAAGGGTGGAAGGATTGGCAAAGTTTCTGCTTTTATCGGATCATTGCTTCACATAAAGCCGATTGCAATTCTGGACGATGGTGTACTGAATCCTGTATCCAAAGCTAGGAGCCAGTCACAGGTCGTGAAGTTCATCATCAAGAAATTCAAAGAAGATACTCAAGGCAAAAAAATTAGAGGCATTGGATTTGTACATGCGAATGGTCTTGAAATAGCGGATAAGGTCCGCCAGGCCATTGCAGACTTATCGGGATATCAAGATATAAAGATAGAAGCAACAACTGCCGTTGTCAGTACTCATACAGGTGAAGGCGCCATGGCAATCATGTATTATTGGGACTGA
- a CDS encoding SCO family protein, with protein MRKLHLLMAAMGASIFLLLTACGSNGVPDAKNWDLEDFSYTDQEGKPFSKSDLKGKVWVADFIFTSCETVCLPMTSNMSKLQQQLKDEGITDVEFVSFSVDPEIDKPDVLKRFGDQFNVDYGNWHFLTGYGQEEIEQFALDNFKTIVKKPEAEDQVIHGTSFFLIDQEGKIIMDYTGLQDIPFDEIIKHIKILQNY; from the coding sequence ATGAGAAAGCTGCATTTGCTTATGGCAGCTATGGGGGCATCAATTTTTTTGCTGTTGACAGCATGCGGTTCCAATGGTGTACCTGATGCTAAAAATTGGGACCTTGAAGATTTCAGTTACACTGATCAGGAGGGTAAACCTTTCTCAAAAAGTGACCTTAAAGGAAAGGTTTGGGTAGCGGATTTTATATTCACAAGCTGCGAGACGGTCTGTCTACCCATGACTTCGAATATGTCGAAGCTGCAGCAGCAATTGAAGGATGAAGGTATTACGGATGTAGAGTTCGTTTCATTTTCCGTGGACCCGGAAATTGACAAACCTGATGTTTTAAAAAGGTTTGGTGACCAATTTAATGTGGATTACGGCAATTGGCACTTTCTGACCGGTTATGGTCAGGAAGAAATCGAGCAGTTTGCATTGGATAACTTTAAAACGATCGTCAAAAAACCAGAAGCAGAAGATCAGGTGATTCATGGGACCAGCTTTTTTCTAATCGATCAAGAAGGAAAGATCATCATGGATTATACAGGTCTGCAGGATATTCCCTTTGATGAAATCATTAAGCATATAAAAATTTTACAGAATTATTGA
- a CDS encoding SGNH/GDSL hydrolase family protein: MRYRITCLFICLVWISGCGQSETASNQPSVQQKSIVELSKKETIPASFFPDPVKIVSIGDSLTQGVGDSKDNGGYLPYLQNKLEKEPSITSVEMINHGIRGNRTDQLLKRLDKARIKEDIKQADSIVVTIGGNDIMKVFKQNFSNLELNQFDSAKIGYEKRLRQILDKVRSENDHAQIYLVGVYNPFSKWFADFYELDMIMNDWNESGKEIIEEYDSAYFIEIADIFEKSEEDLLYAEDYFHPNDRGYELIATRIYNDMDITTIGKDTLEASAKGDDDQE, from the coding sequence ATGAGGTACAGAATCACCTGTCTTTTCATATGCCTAGTTTGGATCTCAGGCTGCGGTCAAAGCGAAACAGCCTCAAATCAGCCATCTGTTCAGCAGAAAAGCATAGTTGAGCTGAGTAAAAAGGAAACCATTCCTGCCAGCTTTTTTCCGGACCCTGTGAAAATCGTATCGATTGGCGATTCCTTGACTCAAGGTGTCGGAGATAGTAAAGATAATGGCGGGTATTTGCCTTATCTACAAAATAAGCTGGAAAAAGAACCATCGATTACTTCCGTTGAGATGATTAATCATGGCATACGTGGAAATAGGACCGACCAACTATTGAAAAGACTGGATAAAGCTAGGATTAAAGAAGACATAAAGCAAGCTGACTCGATTGTCGTCACAATCGGTGGAAATGATATCATGAAGGTCTTTAAGCAGAATTTCTCGAACTTAGAACTGAATCAGTTTGATTCGGCAAAAATAGGGTATGAAAAAAGATTAAGGCAAATACTTGATAAGGTTCGTTCCGAAAATGATCATGCGCAAATTTACCTTGTGGGCGTCTATAATCCATTTTCCAAATGGTTCGCAGATTTTTATGAACTTGATATGATCATGAATGATTGGAATGAAAGCGGGAAAGAGATTATCGAAGAATATGATTCAGCCTATTTTATTGAAATAGCAGACATTTTCGAGAAATCCGAAGAAGATTTGCTGTATGCCGAGGATTATTTTCACCCAAATGACCGCGGATATGAATTAATCGCGACAAGAATCTATAATGATATGGATATTACCACTATCGGAAAGGATACATTGGAAGCGAGTGCCAAAGGAGATGATGACCAAGAATGA
- a CDS encoding YpmS family protein — MTNVKWKTLFISLLALNILVILFVTILVNLPTKDKELIPEVSHEEDIQFQIHTNREDLTRLINQYLDKEGLTGSIHYEVYLTDEVELYGTMPFFNREVEMKLTFEPIAQKNGDLILKQKSIAVGQMNLPVSYVMNLINERYNMPDWVSISPNDESIYVSLQDMELKSDVRVKAKEFDLENDDISFLLTVPSSLQ; from the coding sequence ATGACAAATGTCAAATGGAAGACTTTGTTTATTTCCCTATTAGCCCTAAACATCCTGGTCATCCTGTTTGTAACGATTTTAGTTAATCTGCCGACTAAAGATAAAGAGCTGATACCCGAAGTAAGCCACGAAGAAGATATCCAATTTCAAATTCACACGAATCGAGAAGATTTGACAAGATTAATCAACCAGTATCTGGATAAAGAGGGATTGACGGGATCCATTCACTATGAAGTGTATTTAACGGATGAAGTCGAGTTATATGGAACAATGCCATTTTTCAACCGTGAAGTGGAAATGAAATTGACTTTTGAACCAATTGCCCAAAAGAATGGGGATTTGATCCTAAAGCAAAAATCAATTGCAGTCGGGCAAATGAACCTTCCTGTTTCATATGTAATGAATTTAATAAATGAGCGTTATAACATGCCGGATTGGGTTAGCATCAGTCCCAATGACGAAAGTATTTATGTATCATTACAGGATATGGAACTGAAAAGCGATGTTAGGGTGAAGGCGAAAGAATTCGATCTAGAAAATGATGATATTTCGTTTTTATTGACCGTCCCATCATCATTACAGTGA
- a CDS encoding DUF4397 domain-containing protein: protein MSDKQSYSQKSVTYDLLSTYYQNSDPQLHDYYYHKHLKSLEKSTQQLRYEQMNVLLPAQVRFLHAVPTAPSFDVYVNEMSILKNFSYKENNGYLPLPPGKYQFDIYRSGQTTSPLLSCEVALESRTSYTIALAPTLATESLKMLPFEDNPTVPPNEAKVRFIQLSHDLLSVDIAVKDGDVVFDRLHFRKASEYLNIHPMIVDFEVRIAGTKEIVFPLPNKAFQENTPTTIYIIGSNRESSSLETLTLSP, encoded by the coding sequence ATGAGCGATAAACAATCATATTCACAAAAATCGGTAACATATGATTTACTATCGACTTATTATCAAAACAGCGATCCGCAATTGCATGATTATTATTACCATAAGCATTTGAAAAGTCTCGAAAAATCAACACAACAATTAAGATATGAACAAATGAATGTCCTACTGCCTGCACAAGTTCGCTTTTTACATGCTGTCCCAACAGCTCCCTCATTTGATGTTTATGTAAATGAAATGAGTATCCTCAAAAATTTCTCATATAAAGAGAACAATGGTTATTTACCACTGCCCCCTGGAAAGTACCAATTTGATATATACCGCAGCGGGCAAACCACCTCACCTCTTTTAAGCTGTGAAGTGGCTCTCGAAAGCAGGACTTCCTATACCATTGCTCTAGCACCTACCCTGGCTACTGAATCGTTGAAAATGTTACCCTTCGAAGATAATCCAACTGTTCCTCCAAATGAAGCAAAGGTTCGATTCATCCAGCTTTCACATGATTTACTCTCGGTGGATATTGCCGTCAAAGATGGAGATGTCGTTTTTGATCGACTCCATTTCAGGAAAGCAAGCGAATATCTTAATATTCATCCCATGATAGTAGACTTCGAAGTGAGGATAGCTGGGACAAAAGAGATTGTATTCCCTTTGCCAAACAAGGCTTTCCAAGAAAATACTCCCACAACCATTTATATTATCGGATCGAATCGGGAATCATCCTCACTAGAAACCCTAACGCTCTCTCCATAA
- the msrA gene encoding peptide-methionine (S)-S-oxide reductase MsrA, whose product MVKPFDEQPGIESVISGYTGGTTENPTYKEVCSETTGHYEAVQITFDPNVYPYEKIIELFWQQIDPTDAGGQFYDRGSSYQTAIFYHDENQREIAEASKAKLQASGKFSGPIVTPIMLAKTFYPAETYHQHYYKKQPEHYERYSIGSGRKAFIQHHWGEKNEK is encoded by the coding sequence ATGGTGAAGCCGTTCGATGAACAGCCTGGCATCGAATCCGTTATCTCTGGCTATACAGGTGGGACTACGGAAAATCCCACGTACAAAGAAGTTTGTTCTGAAACCACGGGACATTATGAAGCTGTTCAGATCACCTTTGATCCAAACGTATATCCATATGAGAAGATAATCGAGTTATTTTGGCAGCAAATTGACCCGACAGATGCTGGCGGGCAATTTTATGACAGGGGAAGTTCGTATCAAACGGCCATTTTTTATCATGACGAAAACCAACGTGAAATTGCAGAAGCATCCAAAGCTAAGCTGCAGGCGAGCGGGAAATTTTCCGGACCGATCGTAACTCCGATTATGCTAGCCAAAACGTTTTATCCAGCCGAGACATACCACCAGCATTATTATAAAAAGCAACCTGAGCATTATGAAAGATATTCGATTGGTTCAGGACGCAAAGCATTTATACAGCATCACTGGGGGGAAAAAAATGAAAAGTAA
- the msrB gene encoding peptide-methionine (R)-S-oxide reductase MsrB has product MKSKEELKQKLTPIQYEVTQNNGTEPAFNNEYWNLKEEGLYVDIVSGDPLFTSKEKFDSGCGWPSFTKPLKEEEVVENLDTSYGMRRIEVRSKTADSHLGHVFNDGPGPSGLRYCINSASLRFIPLQDLEKEGYGEYKKLFD; this is encoded by the coding sequence ATGAAAAGTAAAGAAGAATTAAAACAGAAACTCACTCCGATTCAATATGAAGTCACGCAAAATAATGGAACGGAACCAGCCTTTAACAATGAATATTGGAACTTGAAGGAGGAAGGATTATATGTCGATATCGTCTCAGGTGATCCTCTTTTCACTTCAAAGGAAAAGTTCGATTCAGGCTGCGGTTGGCCAAGCTTCACTAAACCGCTTAAAGAAGAAGAAGTGGTGGAAAACCTCGATACGAGTTATGGAATGAGAAGGATCGAGGTTCGCTCAAAAACTGCCGATTCTCATCTGGGTCATGTTTTCAATGATGGGCCGGGACCGTCGGGATTACGCTATTGCATCAATTCTGCATCATTAAGGTTCATCCCGCTCCAAGATCTTGAAAAAGAAGGGTACGGAGAATACAAAAAGCTTTTTGATTGA